The following coding sequences lie in one Bacteroides helcogenes P 36-108 genomic window:
- the bglX gene encoding beta-glucosidase BglX, producing MKIQNILYIYLLMLPLASCTHVSNSGGDAVIERKIENLLSDMTLEEKLGQMNQISSYGNIEDMIGLIKKGEVGSILNEVDAVRVNALQRVAVEESRLGIPLLMARDVIHGFKTIFPIPLGQAATFDPEVAKDGARIAAIEASSVGVRWTFAPMIDISRDPRWGRIAESCGEDVYLSSVMGSAMVKGFQGDSLNSPTSIAACAKHFVGYGAAEGGRDYNSTFISERSLRNVYFPPFEAAAKAGVATFMTSFNDNDGVPSTGNKFILKDVLRGEWGFDGLVVTDWNSAREMIAHGFAADDKDAATLAVNAGVDMEMVSYAFFKNLPEQIKSGKVKEEVIDEAVKNILRVKFRLGLFDNPYVDEKRPSVMYDESHLAAAKRAAEESVILLKNEREVLPLKETVRTVAVVGPMADAPYEQLGTWVFDGEKSHTQTPLAAIRSIYGDKVQVVYEPGLTYSRDKNVAGIAKAVSVTAHADVVIAFVGEEAILSGEAHSLADLNLQGAQSELIAALAKTGKPLVTVVMAGRQLTIGKEAEESDAVLYSFHPGTMGGPAIADLLFGKAVPSGKTPVTFLKAVGQIPLYYAHNNSGRPASLNYKPLEEIPVEAGQTSEGSSSSYMDAGVQPLYPFGYGLSYTTFKYGKPKISSRELSSKDVLTVVFDLENTGRYEGTEVVQLYVQDKVASVTRPVKELKRFTRVTLKSGEKKTVTFELPVSELAFWNIDMMKIVEPGDFALWVAPDSQSGEEIGFRVID from the coding sequence ATGAAAATACAAAATATTTTATATATATATCTGTTGATGCTTCCTTTGGCTTCTTGTACGCATGTATCAAATTCTGGAGGAGATGCAGTTATCGAACGGAAAATAGAGAATTTATTGTCAGATATGACCTTGGAGGAGAAACTGGGGCAGATGAACCAGATTTCTTCTTATGGAAACATCGAGGATATGATAGGACTGATAAAGAAAGGTGAAGTCGGTTCTATCCTGAATGAGGTAGACGCAGTGCGGGTGAATGCCTTGCAGCGTGTGGCGGTGGAGGAATCCCGTCTGGGCATTCCGTTGCTGATGGCGCGGGACGTGATTCACGGATTCAAGACCATCTTTCCTATCCCCTTGGGACAAGCGGCTACTTTCGACCCCGAAGTGGCTAAGGACGGTGCACGGATAGCGGCTATCGAAGCTTCGTCCGTAGGCGTTCGCTGGACGTTTGCTCCGATGATTGATATTTCCCGTGACCCCCGTTGGGGACGTATTGCCGAGAGTTGTGGCGAGGATGTATATCTGTCTTCGGTGATGGGATCGGCTATGGTAAAAGGCTTTCAGGGAGATTCGCTGAACAGCCCCACCTCGATAGCGGCGTGTGCCAAGCACTTCGTAGGCTATGGTGCTGCGGAGGGTGGACGCGATTATAATTCTACTTTTATTTCGGAGCGTAGTCTGCGTAATGTTTACTTTCCACCCTTTGAAGCAGCAGCTAAGGCGGGGGTTGCTACGTTTATGACATCGTTCAATGATAACGACGGAGTGCCTTCTACCGGAAACAAGTTTATCCTGAAAGATGTATTGCGCGGTGAGTGGGGATTTGACGGACTGGTGGTGACCGACTGGAACTCTGCCCGCGAAATGATAGCCCACGGATTTGCAGCCGATGATAAGGATGCAGCCACATTGGCGGTAAATGCCGGTGTGGATATGGAAATGGTGAGTTATGCTTTCTTTAAGAATCTGCCGGAACAGATAAAGTCGGGGAAGGTGAAAGAAGAGGTGATAGACGAAGCCGTGAAGAATATACTGCGGGTGAAATTCCGTCTTGGTTTGTTCGATAATCCGTATGTGGATGAGAAACGCCCGTCCGTGATGTATGATGAGTCTCATCTGGCTGCTGCCAAACGTGCTGCGGAAGAGTCTGTCATTCTGCTGAAGAACGAGAGGGAAGTATTACCCTTGAAAGAGACGGTGCGTACGGTTGCCGTGGTGGGACCGATGGCAGATGCTCCCTACGAGCAGTTGGGCACTTGGGTTTTCGATGGCGAAAAATCTCATACGCAGACACCACTTGCCGCCATCAGGTCAATATATGGCGACAAGGTGCAGGTGGTTTATGAACCGGGCCTGACATATAGTCGCGACAAGAATGTGGCGGGTATTGCAAAGGCCGTTTCGGTCACGGCTCATGCCGATGTTGTTATTGCTTTTGTAGGTGAGGAAGCTATCTTGTCCGGTGAGGCACATAGCTTGGCGGACTTGAATCTGCAGGGTGCACAGAGCGAATTGATTGCTGCACTTGCAAAAACCGGGAAACCGTTGGTTACCGTGGTGATGGCGGGTCGCCAGCTTACTATCGGCAAGGAGGCGGAAGAGTCTGATGCTGTGTTATATTCATTCCATCCGGGAACGATGGGCGGTCCGGCAATTGCTGATTTGCTGTTTGGAAAGGCTGTGCCGAGTGGCAAGACTCCGGTCACTTTTCTGAAAGCGGTAGGGCAGATCCCTTTATATTATGCACACAATAATTCAGGAAGACCGGCATCTCTTAATTATAAGCCGTTGGAGGAAATCCCGGTAGAGGCAGGACAAACTTCTGAAGGAAGTTCTTCATCTTACATGGACGCAGGCGTTCAGCCTCTTTATCCGTTTGGATACGGATTGTCCTATACCACCTTTAAATACGGAAAGCCGAAGATTTCTTCCAGGGAGTTGTCTTCCAAAGATGTGTTGACTGTTGTCTTCGACTTGGAGAATACAGGCAGATATGAAGGTACTGAAGTGGTACAACTTTATGTACAAGATAAGGTTGCTTCGGTAACTCGTCCGGTAAAGGAACTGAAGCGCTTTACACGTGTCACTTTGAAGTCGGGTGAGAAAAAAACAGTGACTTTTGAACTTCCGGTCAGTGAACTTGCTTTCTGGAATATAGATATGATGAAGATAGTAGAGCCGGGAGATTTTGCTCTCTGGGTAGCGCCGGATAGTCAATCAGGAGAAGAAATTGGTTTTAGGGTTATAGATTGA
- the crcB gene encoding fluoride efflux transporter CrcB yields the protein MTKELICIFLGGGIGSVLRYCVQMILHNRIIPYSFPWATLTVNIIGSFCIGLFYALSARFSLSAETRMLFTTGLCGGFTTFSTFSNDALIILRQGCYGTFLLYILLSVTLGIIAAFAGGISGRYI from the coding sequence ATGACTAAAGAACTGATATGTATTTTCCTGGGTGGCGGCATAGGCAGCGTGCTGCGCTATTGTGTACAAATGATCTTGCACAACCGCATCATCCCCTATTCTTTTCCTTGGGCAACACTCACTGTCAACATCATCGGTAGTTTCTGCATCGGATTGTTTTATGCCCTATCCGCCCGCTTCAGCCTGTCTGCCGAGACGCGCATGCTATTTACCACCGGTTTGTGCGGTGGTTTCACCACCTTCTCCACTTTCAGCAACGATGCCCTGATAATACTGCGACAAGGTTGCTACGGAACATTCCTCCTATATATCTTGCTAAGTGTTACATTGGGCATAATCGCCGCATTTGCCGGAGGAATTTCCGGACGTTACATATAA
- the eno gene encoding phosphopyruvate hydratase, translating into MKIEKIIGREILDSRGNPTVEVDVILESGFMGRASVPSGASTGEHEALELRDGDKKRYSGKGVLKAVNNINDVIAPKLTGMSALDQIGVDHAMLALDGTKTKSKLGANAILGVSLAVAKAAAAYLDMPLYRYLGGTNTYIMPVPMMNIINGGSHSDAPIAFQEFMIRPVGAASFHEGLRMGAEVFHALKKVLKDRGLTTAVGDEGGFAPRLEGTEDALNSIISAIKASGYEPGKDVKIAMDCASSEFYHDGIYDYTKFEGEKGKKRTADEQIDYLEELIDKYPIDSIEDGMSENDWDGWKKLTDRIGHRCQLVGDDLFVTNVDFLAKGIEKGCANSILIKVNQIGSLTETLNAIEMAHRHGYTTVTSHRSGETEDATIADIAVATNSGQIKTGSLSRSDRMAKYNQLLRIEEELESRAIYGYKKIK; encoded by the coding sequence ATGAAAATAGAAAAAATTATCGGACGTGAGATCCTCGATTCGAGAGGAAACCCTACCGTGGAGGTCGATGTCATTCTGGAATCAGGATTTATGGGCCGAGCTTCTGTTCCTTCGGGCGCATCTACGGGGGAACACGAAGCTCTGGAACTGCGTGACGGCGACAAGAAGCGTTATAGCGGTAAAGGAGTTTTGAAGGCCGTAAACAATATCAATGATGTTATCGCTCCCAAACTGACGGGTATGTCCGCCCTTGACCAGATAGGCGTTGACCACGCCATGCTGGCGCTGGACGGAACTAAAACAAAGTCCAAATTGGGTGCGAATGCAATTCTCGGCGTATCACTTGCCGTAGCCAAAGCGGCCGCAGCTTATCTGGACATGCCTCTCTATCGGTATCTTGGCGGTACAAATACCTATATAATGCCTGTTCCGATGATGAACATCATCAACGGAGGCTCACATAGCGATGCTCCTATCGCCTTCCAGGAATTTATGATCCGCCCCGTGGGAGCCGCTTCTTTCCACGAGGGATTGCGTATGGGCGCCGAAGTGTTTCATGCCTTGAAGAAAGTGCTGAAAGATCGCGGACTCACCACGGCAGTAGGCGACGAAGGCGGCTTTGCTCCACGATTGGAAGGTACAGAAGATGCCCTGAACTCCATCATCAGTGCTATCAAGGCCTCAGGTTACGAACCGGGCAAGGACGTAAAGATTGCCATGGACTGTGCCTCTTCCGAATTTTACCACGACGGCATTTACGACTACACCAAGTTTGAAGGCGAGAAAGGCAAAAAGCGCACAGCCGATGAACAGATTGATTATCTGGAAGAACTGATTGACAAATATCCCATCGATTCTATCGAAGACGGTATGAGCGAAAATGATTGGGACGGCTGGAAGAAACTGACCGACCGTATCGGGCATCGTTGCCAATTGGTGGGCGATGACCTATTCGTCACCAACGTGGACTTCCTTGCAAAAGGCATCGAAAAGGGCTGTGCTAACTCTATTCTAATAAAGGTAAATCAAATCGGTTCTCTTACGGAAACTCTGAATGCCATTGAGATGGCTCACCGCCACGGTTATACCACCGTCACCTCCCACCGTTCCGGTGAAACGGAAGACGCAACCATTGCCGACATCGCAGTAGCCACAAACAGCGGACAGATCAAGACGGGATCATTAAGCCGTTCAGACCGCATGGCAAAATACAATCAATTACTGCGCATCGAAGAAGAACTGGAAAGCCGTGCCATTTACGGATATAAAAAGATAAAATGA
- a CDS encoding amidophosphoribosyltransferase — MGGFFGAVAKASCVADLFYGTDYNSHLGTKRGGLATYDAEAAVFTRSIHNLESTYFRTKFEDELGKFKGNSGIGIISDTDPQPLILNSHLGRFAIVTVAKIINLQELENELLTRNMHFAELSSGKTNQTELIALLLIQGKNFVEGIENVYKHIKGSCSMLLLTEDGIIAARDWWGRTPIVIGRKNGAYAATSESSSFPNLDYQIERYLGPGEIVRMRADGVEQMRKPNEQMQVCSFLWVYYGFPTSCYEGRNVEDVRFTSGFKMGQKDESKVDCACGIPDSGVGMALGYAEGKGVPYHRAISKYTPTWPRSFTPSNQEMRSLVAKMKLIPNRAMLEGKRLLFCDDSIVRGTQLRDNVKVLYEYGAKEVHIRIACPPLIYGCPFIGFTASKSDLELITRRVIKELEGDENKNLDRYATTGSPEYEKMVDVIRERFGLSSLKFNTLETLIEAIGLPKCKVCTHCFDGSSHF; from the coding sequence ATGGGAGGTTTTTTCGGGGCGGTCGCCAAGGCAAGCTGTGTGGCTGACTTGTTTTACGGTACGGATTATAATTCGCATTTGGGGACAAAACGTGGCGGATTGGCAACGTATGATGCAGAGGCGGCAGTTTTTACACGGTCTATTCATAACTTGGAAAGCACTTATTTCCGCACGAAGTTTGAAGACGAATTGGGCAAATTCAAAGGAAATTCCGGTATCGGAATCATCAGCGATACAGATCCTCAGCCGCTTATATTGAACTCTCATCTCGGTCGGTTTGCCATCGTTACGGTGGCCAAGATCATAAATCTGCAAGAACTGGAGAATGAACTTCTTACTCGGAATATGCATTTTGCGGAGCTTAGCTCAGGCAAGACCAATCAGACTGAGCTTATTGCCCTTCTTCTGATACAAGGTAAGAACTTTGTGGAGGGGATCGAAAATGTGTATAAACATATCAAAGGTTCTTGCTCCATGTTGTTGCTTACGGAGGACGGCATCATTGCTGCACGTGACTGGTGGGGGCGTACTCCCATCGTGATTGGCCGGAAGAATGGCGCTTATGCTGCTACGAGTGAATCAAGCAGTTTCCCGAATTTAGATTATCAGATAGAGCGTTATCTCGGTCCGGGGGAGATAGTGCGCATGCGTGCTGATGGAGTAGAGCAGATGCGCAAACCCAATGAACAAATGCAGGTTTGTTCTTTTTTGTGGGTGTATTACGGCTTTCCCACTTCCTGCTATGAAGGTAGAAACGTGGAAGATGTACGCTTTACATCTGGTTTCAAGATGGGACAGAAAGATGAATCGAAGGTGGACTGCGCCTGTGGGATACCCGATTCGGGCGTAGGTATGGCATTGGGGTATGCAGAGGGAAAAGGTGTCCCTTATCATCGTGCCATTTCAAAATATACTCCTACCTGGCCCCGCAGTTTTACTCCAAGCAATCAGGAAATGCGCAGCTTGGTGGCAAAGATGAAACTGATACCCAACCGTGCCATGCTGGAAGGCAAGCGTCTGCTGTTCTGCGATGATTCTATCGTACGTGGCACGCAACTGCGGGATAATGTAAAGGTGCTGTATGAGTATGGTGCTAAGGAGGTACATATCCGTATCGCTTGTCCGCCCTTGATTTACGGTTGTCCTTTTATTGGTTTTACTGCTTCTAAAAGCGATTTGGAATTAATCACCCGTCGTGTGATTAAGGAATTGGAAGGTGATGAAAATAAGAATCTTGACAGATATGCCACTACCGGTTCGCCGGAATATGAGAAAATGGTAGATGTCATTCGTGAACGTTTTGGCTTGTCTTCGCTGAAGTTCAATACATTGGAAACATTGATAGAAGCTATCGGATTACCCAAATGTAAGGTATGTACACATTGTTTTGATGGCAGCAGTCATTTCTAA
- a CDS encoding glycoside hydrolase family 97 protein translates to MVKAEDIKQSTAENIGSPNGNLQLNFTVNAQGQPVYELFYKGKAVIKPSRLGLELKNDPGLMNGFTLVDAKTSAFDETWQPVWGEVKQIRNHYNELVVTLNQKEQDRNIIIRFRLFDDGIGFRYEFPLQKNLNYFVIKEEHTQFAMTGDHKAFWIPGDYDTQEYDYTESRLSEIRGLMKEAVTENSSQTQFSPTGVQTSLQMKTADGLYINLHEAALVDYSCMHLNLDDKNLVFESWLTPDVQGDKGYLQAPCKSPWRTVIVSDDARDILASKITLNLNEPCAYEDVSWIKPVKYVGVWWEMIAGKSTWAYTDELPSVKLGETDYSKVKPNGRHGANNENVKRYIDFAAANGLDQVLVEGWNEGWEDWFGNSKDYVFDFVTPYPDFNVKMLNDYAKSKGVKLMMHHETSASVRNYERHMDKAYQFMVDNGYNAVKSGYVGNIIPRGEHHYGQWMNNHYLYAVKKAADYRICVNGHEAVRPTGLCRTYPNLIGNESARGTEYEAFGGSKPFHTTLLPFNRLIGGPMDYTPGIFDIKLDFMGDLPHGRVQTTLAKQLALYVTLYSPLQMAADLVENYEKHMDAFQFIKDVAVDWDDSKYIEAEPGDYITVARKAKGTGNWFVGGITDENARTANFTLDFLESGKQYVATLYADGKDADYKENPTSYRIKKGIVTNKTKMSVKEARSGGFALSLIEAVPADRKVVGKWK, encoded by the coding sequence ATGGTGAAAGCTGAAGACATCAAACAGTCAACGGCAGAAAACATTGGCTCCCCGAACGGTAATCTGCAATTGAATTTTACTGTAAACGCTCAGGGACAGCCTGTTTACGAACTTTTTTATAAGGGAAAGGCTGTGATTAAACCCTCCAGGCTTGGACTGGAATTGAAGAATGATCCGGGATTGATGAATGGCTTTACATTAGTTGATGCCAAAACTTCTGCGTTTGATGAAACATGGCAACCGGTTTGGGGTGAAGTGAAGCAAATCCGAAACCATTACAATGAACTGGTCGTGACGTTGAACCAAAAGGAGCAAGACCGCAATATCATTATCCGTTTCAGGCTTTTCGATGATGGTATTGGTTTCCGTTACGAGTTTCCCTTGCAGAAGAATCTGAATTATTTTGTTATCAAAGAGGAGCATACACAGTTTGCCATGACCGGTGATCATAAAGCATTCTGGATTCCAGGTGACTATGATACGCAGGAGTATGATTATACGGAGTCCAGACTCTCTGAAATACGTGGACTGATGAAAGAGGCTGTTACGGAAAACTCATCGCAGACTCAATTCTCGCCAACAGGTGTGCAGACTTCCTTACAGATGAAGACGGCCGATGGTCTATACATCAATCTGCATGAAGCGGCTCTGGTGGATTATTCTTGCATGCACCTGAATCTGGATGACAAAAACTTAGTCTTTGAATCTTGGCTGACTCCCGATGTGCAGGGTGACAAAGGCTATCTTCAGGCTCCTTGTAAGTCACCGTGGCGTACAGTTATCGTGAGCGATGACGCACGCGATATTTTGGCTTCAAAGATAACGTTGAATCTGAATGAGCCTTGTGCCTATGAGGATGTATCATGGATAAAGCCCGTGAAGTATGTAGGTGTATGGTGGGAAATGATCGCAGGGAAGAGTACTTGGGCCTATACGGATGAATTGCCTTCGGTGAAGTTGGGCGAGACTGATTATTCAAAAGTGAAACCGAACGGACGTCACGGCGCCAACAACGAGAATGTCAAACGTTATATTGACTTTGCCGCTGCCAACGGTCTTGATCAGGTATTGGTGGAAGGCTGGAATGAAGGATGGGAAGATTGGTTCGGTAACTCAAAGGATTATGTGTTTGACTTCGTGACTCCATATCCTGATTTTAATGTGAAGATGCTGAATGATTATGCCAAAAGCAAGGGTGTGAAGTTGATGATGCATCATGAAACTTCTGCTTCTGTAAGAAACTACGAACGCCATATGGACAAGGCTTATCAGTTTATGGTGGATAATGGCTACAATGCGGTGAAAAGCGGATATGTAGGAAATATCATCCCCCGTGGCGAGCATCATTATGGACAGTGGATGAATAATCATTACCTCTATGCCGTGAAGAAAGCTGCTGATTACCGGATTTGCGTCAATGGGCATGAAGCCGTGCGCCCCACCGGTTTGTGCCGTACTTATCCGAACCTGATCGGCAATGAATCTGCACGTGGCACGGAATATGAGGCATTCGGCGGCAGCAAACCGTTCCATACCACCTTGCTTCCTTTCAACCGTCTTATCGGCGGACCGATGGATTATACTCCGGGTATTTTTGATATCAAACTTGACTTTATGGGTGACCTGCCTCACGGACGTGTGCAGACTACGCTGGCAAAGCAGTTGGCTCTGTATGTTACTCTGTACAGCCCATTGCAGATGGCTGCCGATTTGGTGGAAAATTATGAGAAACACATGGATGCTTTCCAGTTCATCAAGGATGTTGCTGTTGACTGGGATGACAGCAAATACATCGAAGCCGAGCCCGGGGATTATATTACAGTGGCTCGTAAAGCAAAGGGAACTGGAAATTGGTTTGTCGGAGGAATCACTGATGAAAATGCACGTACCGCCAACTTTACTCTTGATTTCCTTGAATCCGGCAAGCAATATGTTGCTACCCTTTATGCCGATGGAAAAGATGCGGACTATAAGGAGAATCCTACTTCTTACCGGATAAAGAAAGGAATTGTGACCAATAAGACGAAGATGTCCGTGAAAGAGGCACGCAGTGGCGGTTTTGCGTTGAGTCTGATAGAAGCTGTTCCGGCAGACAGGAAGGTTGTGGGAAAATGGAAATAA
- a CDS encoding family 16 glycosylhydrolase — MNKYWFLGILFILNSSACSSSEMNENIPDIMIVVTPSELTLGCGKETVEIEVDASAEFGVISDKEWCTCFPKGGLKGKNKLSITVARNSQETERSAELTLDAGTYKKTIIVKQEKMSGITIPDGYVLVWQDEFETSRDINGRAAMPNMDEWWYETAAPGWVNNELQRYVAGVLDNDTTAYISDGTLKIIAKKKGNEVISARLNTIKSWTYGYFEARLRLPKGKGTWPAYWMMPKNFKTWPDDGEIDIMEEVGYHPNYVSSSIHCKAYYHSIGTQKTKERYLEGAESDFHIYALEWTADFIKTYVDGELLFSFENDKTGNKSTWPFNTPFGLKLNLAWGGDWGGAQGVDVSALPATYEIDYVRVFQKK, encoded by the coding sequence AATGATTGTAGTAACTCCCTCAGAGTTGACATTGGGCTGTGGAAAGGAAACTGTGGAAATAGAGGTGGATGCTTCTGCAGAGTTTGGGGTTATCTCTGATAAAGAATGGTGTACGTGTTTTCCTAAGGGAGGGCTGAAAGGGAAAAATAAGTTGAGTATTACTGTTGCTCGCAATTCTCAGGAAACAGAACGTTCTGCAGAATTGACACTTGATGCAGGTACTTATAAGAAAACGATTATTGTTAAACAAGAAAAGATGTCTGGCATTACAATTCCCGACGGTTACGTACTTGTTTGGCAAGATGAATTTGAGACTTCTCGTGATATAAATGGTAGAGCTGCTATGCCCAATATGGATGAGTGGTGGTATGAAACGGCAGCTCCCGGTTGGGTAAATAATGAACTTCAGCGTTATGTGGCTGGTGTGTTAGATAATGATACTACTGCTTATATCTCAGATGGTACTTTGAAAATTATAGCAAAGAAAAAAGGCAATGAAGTTATTTCTGCTCGGCTAAATACAATCAAAAGTTGGACTTATGGCTATTTCGAGGCTCGTTTGAGATTACCGAAAGGTAAAGGTACATGGCCAGCATATTGGATGATGCCTAAAAACTTTAAGACTTGGCCTGACGACGGAGAAATTGATATAATGGAGGAAGTTGGGTATCATCCTAATTATGTGAGTTCTTCTATCCATTGCAAGGCTTACTATCATTCTATAGGAACGCAGAAAACAAAAGAACGTTATTTGGAAGGAGCAGAATCTGATTTCCATATATATGCTTTGGAGTGGACTGCGGATTTTATTAAAACCTATGTTGATGGCGAACTACTTTTTTCTTTTGAAAATGATAAAACAGGAAATAAAAGCACATGGCCTTTCAATACTCCTTTCGGTCTGAAGTTGAATCTTGCATGGGGTGGTGACTGGGGAGGAGCCCAAGGGGTAGATGTGTCTGCACTTCCTGCAACTTATGAAATAGACTATGTACGAGTGTTTCAGAAAAAATAA
- a CDS encoding sensor histidine kinase, with protein sequence MMIKRICCFLLAFLFFGSFSIKASKKGDVVIMKRIDSLKLSLSRSASLVERLHVLYDLSACYRDEQEECDYCMMLYSEASKVDSIFLKEYAAVTLTRYYYNKNLMDSVVYWSGQVKRIAQERGSYSDRYFFVCNLACQFILWYDVNEEGANEAIRLYHLAQKEKNKTGIYSCCQTMGVAYVVMGQDSIAISYYEEGIRTVQSIQPLHYSIMQSMMESLLEAALRLQRLDLVEKYLMQYENLTEDIAKGKYGEDKYPIDRCRWLADCFRSDYYILRNNLEEARRYIGKASEYASSVDDIYVKYRFHLSCVYYYKAKHEYITALAHMDEVLKLGDSTELFILKGEILMQEGRDREAAECYRLAIHKTKEKADASFMRQMTQLAHLHDISQETQAHNEEILKRKQWQLIMLLSSACFFMALLVVVVIYTLRVRRMRNKMRIERDRLMESENRLSLARDKAVESDRLKSLFLANMSHEIRTPLNAIVGFSQLLCSPEDIEVSEDERKSFSDLILRNSDLLLNLINDILDVSKLEANSYHFNFGECDVNECCHTCLESVRHRVASGVRLTFTPPQEHFLLNTDKLRLEQVLMNLLTNAAKFTEQGEINVSYQPDEESGYVCFSVTDTGCGVPEDKQKVIFNRFEKLNDYVQGTGLGLAICALIVKQFGGTVKVDGNYRQGARFVFTHRL encoded by the coding sequence ATGATGATAAAACGTATATGTTGTTTTCTGCTTGCATTCTTGTTTTTCGGGAGTTTCTCTATAAAAGCTTCTAAAAAAGGTGATGTGGTGATAATGAAGCGGATAGACAGTCTTAAACTCTCTCTCTCAAGAAGTGCTTCTCTTGTTGAAAGGTTGCATGTCCTTTATGATTTGTCTGCCTGTTATCGTGACGAGCAGGAAGAATGTGATTATTGTATGATGCTTTATTCGGAAGCGAGTAAAGTCGATTCCATTTTTTTGAAGGAATATGCGGCAGTAACTCTTACCCGTTATTACTATAACAAGAATTTGATGGATAGCGTGGTTTATTGGAGTGGTCAGGTAAAGCGTATTGCCCAAGAACGCGGAAGCTATTCGGACCGATATTTTTTTGTCTGCAATTTGGCTTGTCAGTTCATTCTGTGGTATGATGTCAATGAGGAAGGTGCTAATGAGGCTATCCGGCTTTACCATTTGGCACAGAAAGAGAAAAACAAGACGGGAATATATTCTTGCTGTCAAACTATGGGAGTTGCTTATGTTGTCATGGGGCAAGACAGTATAGCTATCAGCTACTATGAAGAAGGTATAAGGACGGTGCAGAGCATACAGCCTTTGCATTACAGCATCATGCAGTCAATGATGGAGTCATTATTGGAAGCTGCCCTCAGACTGCAGCGTCTTGACCTGGTTGAGAAATATCTAATGCAATATGAGAATTTGACAGAGGATATCGCCAAAGGGAAATACGGAGAGGATAAATATCCCATAGATCGTTGCCGATGGCTGGCAGATTGTTTTCGGTCTGATTATTATATTCTTCGGAACAACTTGGAGGAGGCACGTCGGTATATAGGCAAGGCTTCTGAATACGCTTCTTCGGTAGATGATATTTATGTCAAATATCGTTTCCATTTGTCTTGCGTGTATTATTATAAGGCTAAGCATGAATATATTACAGCCTTGGCTCATATGGATGAAGTGTTGAAGTTAGGTGATTCTACTGAATTGTTCATACTGAAGGGTGAGATTCTAATGCAGGAAGGGCGCGACAGAGAGGCTGCCGAATGCTACCGGCTCGCTATACATAAAACGAAAGAAAAGGCTGACGCTTCTTTCATGCGTCAGATGACGCAGTTGGCGCATTTGCATGATATCAGCCAGGAGACACAGGCTCATAATGAAGAAATTCTGAAAAGGAAACAATGGCAGCTTATCATGTTGCTGAGTAGTGCCTGCTTTTTTATGGCGTTGTTAGTGGTGGTCGTCATTTATACTTTGCGTGTCCGCCGTATGCGTAACAAGATGCGCATTGAACGTGACCGACTGATGGAATCAGAGAATCGGCTCAGTCTGGCCAGAGACAAAGCGGTAGAGTCCGATCGGCTGAAAAGCCTTTTTCTTGCGAACATGAGTCATGAAATCCGTACGCCGCTTAATGCGATCGTGGGATTTTCGCAACTCTTGTGCAGTCCCGAAGATATTGAAGTCTCCGAAGATGAGCGAAAGAGTTTCTCCGACCTCATTCTTCGTAATTCAGATTTACTGCTGAATCTGATCAACGACATTCTCGATGTATCCAAACTGGAGGCCAATTCTTATCATTTTAACTTTGGGGAATGTGACGTCAACGAGTGTTGTCACACTTGTCTGGAAAGTGTACGTCACCGGGTGGCTTCCGGAGTGCGGCTTACTTTCACTCCGCCACAGGAACACTTTTTGCTGAATACGGATAAGTTGAGGCTTGAGCAGGTGTTGATGAACTTGCTGACCAATGCCGCTAAATTTACGGAACAGGGTGAGATAAATGTATCTTATCAACCGGATGAAGAAAGCGGTTACGTGTGCTTCAGCGTGACGGACACCGGATGCGGAGTTCCTGAGGATAAACAGAAAGTAATCTTCAACCGGTTTGAAAAGCTGAATGATTATGTGCAGGGAACCGGTTTGGGACTGGCTATCTGCGCCCTGATTGTGAAGCAATTCGGAGGAACTGTCAAAGTGGACGGAAATTACAGACAGGGAGCGAGGTTTGTATTTACACATCGGTTGTAG